In the bacterium genome, TACCATGGCTCTTGAATATTTAAGGCCTGCTCAAATATATGTTTTGTTATCATATTTGCTCCTTTGGATTTTGATTGGGATTTTACCTATTATATCATTTACCCACTCAAAAGTCAAAAGAGCCAAATAAGAGAAGGTGTTCCATGTGGTGCAGGGAGAATTACATGCCGTATTACTCCTACTGGGAAGGTTACCCCATGTATTCAGCTTTTTACAGAAGCAGGGGATGTAACCAAAGAACCTTTTCATAAAATATGGTGGTCATCAA is a window encoding:
- a CDS encoding SPASM domain-containing protein, coding for MDFDWDFTYYIIYPLKSQKSQIREGVPCGAGRITCRITPTGKVTPCIQLFTEAGDVTKEPFHKIWWSSKELIKLRELLVSDLTCNTCELLPYCQVCIGQAALEDGNLTGCCKEAKRIAEKRKEVIRNA